From Camelina sativa cultivar DH55 chromosome 5, Cs, whole genome shotgun sequence:
GACGCAACAACCAGTAAATCCGATTATTAtctttctcaaaccaaaatttctCCAAAACCCCCAAGAAATGTTCTTTAGATGAAGCCAGATGGAATCAAACCTGGTTTTACAGATTGTAGCCCTGATGTTACACAAGCGATGTTTTCATAACCTGCTTCCTCCAATCTACTAGCTGCAGCTGCAGATCTTtccaagaacaacaaaagaaactttaaaaTTCTCTTCAAACTACACTCGGTGATGTATCAGTGAATCCAGAGTTTGTTCTACTAACCTGAGACCTTCTTGACAAACAAGTAAAAGTTTGCTGTCCTGAGAGAACTCGTTTCTAACGGACTTAAGGAATTCAGGATTCATTTTAGTAAAAGGCAAACCAAAGAATAATCCTGAGAAATTGTTGTGCACTGTCCTCTTTATTATCGTGCCTGCAATTTTGTTCAGACAAAACCACTCAGAACTATAATAATGCCATACAGTTTGTTCAAGTAAAGGTTCGAGTTCTTTTCTAACCAATATCGTTGTCTTCGTTGTAAATGAAGAGAGGGACATGGGAACAAGACTTAATATGAGCTCTCTCGAATTGAGTCTTGTCTCTAACATCCACCACAGAGTAACCTTCTTCAGCTATCaacttctttgcttcttctgcaTTCACGAATTTCACCTCCGCCGCAATTCTCAAGTTTCTCCGGCGGATTAACTTCCCGGAGACACTCTTTCCCGCCCAACTCACTGCTTTCAATCGCCTTCCACCAAGATTACTGCATCAGAAATCAAAGCTGTTAACTTTTTATCTGATTGATGAGAACTCTCCAAGATTAAAGAACTTGGCGACTTATCAAAAGGAATCAACTTTAAGTTGAGAAAACTCGTATTACCTGGTGAAATAAAGAGCCGTAGGGCTAGGGCTTATGATCCCCGCCATTGCTGCAGAGGTCTCTGGNTGGTTAGATCCGTTCCACAACCTTCCACTTGGCACCTTGGTATCTGACCTGACTGACCTGACCCGCCTCCACGGACACGTCTGTTTGACGCACNAAGAACCACTAGATTAGCCATACCACAAGGAAATTTAAGATAGCCAATTATTCATTGCCACGTGTTCAAAACCTGCTTTAACAAGTAGATCTCCCAATCCACTTCGTctgatttatgatttatgatttatgattatgatacatgtttcttgttttgtttccttatgCTTGTCACGTTCACATCTATTATTGTTGGTTCAGATAATGCAGCTTGAGATTAACAGAAACAATCAAAAGTCTGATTACTGAAAGCTGAAACCTTTGATACATTTTCAGAcaaagttgatttttttattgtaggaAACATTCagacagaaaaaaacatgaggAAACAAGAGCAAAAGGTTTCATGATTTCACATATCCGGATACAATCAACAAAAAGGAGAGGACATGGAAGAGATATTATCTCAAAGAGCCTTGGGATCAGCGAATGCACATCTTATTAATTTCAGTCACCAAAAGAGAAATCAGGAATCAGCTTCAGCTCTTTTCTCTACGGTGTAAGGATAGTACTCTCTGCCAGTGTCTACTCTTGTGGTCTGACCTCCAGAATCAATCAAAGCAGAGGTAATAGCTAGAGTTGCACCTGCAGCTATAGCTGTTGGGATGCTCCTTGctgtaaaaaaaggaaaacaaatgtCACCACAATAAACAAGTTTACAATGGAGTTTAGCAACAAAAGAAAGCACAAATCTATAGCATCAAGTCACTTAAAGCTATGTATTTTCGATCTTTACATATACGAGATTTTGAGAGTCTCTTGTACATACTCCACATCCAACTGTTGGCACTTATGATATCATATAGTTTTCTACACTAGATACCGAATAACATTAACTTGAGGCAAGGAACAAGTCAGTTCTTCCCAGACAAAAAACATATCTGACAATCCTTTGTTACTCCCACTCAATATTGTTGTTTGTCCATCAGTGACTACTTAGCTCCTAAAACCTATGAATCGAATTACATACTGCTAGTTCCAGCAACTTCAAATGGTCTTCCCCAAAACCATATCAGTTCCAAACTACTTAATCATAGAGACAATGGTTTTTGCTGACACAATGACAAAACAGTAACGAACAATGagacaagaagaaacaacattaCCTCTATAACCAAGCACAGAAGCTCCAGCAGCAAAACCACCAATAGCACCATTGTAAAAATCCCTCTTGCACCTAAAGTTCTGAACCAGCTGTTCAACACCAATGTAAACACCTCCAATGGCAGCAAAAGTAAGCCCGTGGGTTCCCATCATCTTCAATGTTCTGATAAGCCCTGGAAGAGCCACATTTCTCTCGACTCTTGGAACATCTTTCCAAGTCGCCAAAATGGTTCCGTAAATCATCCCAACACCAAAACCAGTGACACTTCCTTTCATTGTCTTCACCATCGGACCATCCTCTTCTTCCAAATATCTCATTTCAGCTGGATCCATGATTCCTTTCTACGGTTCTAGCTAATAATGCACAcgaataaaacaaattcatcaGCGAACAcgatcaaacaaaaacaacaacaaaatgcaaaatttgaATGCGGGATGTATTAAAAGACGCGTGATTTGGATCAAATTTATCGAATTGAAGTTTGAAAGTCGCAGTCTTTACAACTTTGGTTATGAACCCATTACCAGATCGTCAATATAATATGGTTTTAAGACCCAAAAATTATGTAGTGAGACATTGAATTGAAACGAAAAATCCGAGATTTGATTAATGTAAAAGCAGAACCCTAGTTTAGGAAGCTCAGTAAAACTCATCACAAAGTCGTAATACAATGAAAAATTGGAATCCATCAATAACGAAGAGACGAAAGGTTATACAGAACACAACGGAGAGAGATCATTGAAGGATTCAGAAAAGTCTAACCTTTGGAAATCGAAGAAGCAAGGAAAGAGAGCGATTCAGTGAAGGAACTCAATGAGAGATGTTTTCGTTGTTCTTCAGGAGACGACGACACAAAAGAAGagccaataaagaaaaaaaacccaaaaggcAGAATCTAGTAGAAGTTCATGTGGGCCTATTAGGCCCATTATGAAGCCCATTTATGTTATTCTCTCTATCCCCCCCTCTTTCGGCAAAGCTCTGTCTACCCCAATGGTTGGAAGATGAGAGATCTTTTGAAGAAAGGTCTCTGTCATCGTCTTACTGTTGCTGAAAACAGATTTTTATGAAGAGAAGAATCGTATTCGTAAGGCATAGCGCAGATCAGATGGTGGCTGATTTGGAAAGCTGTATGTCTATATTTTATCAGATCAGATCAAATTACATTCTGATCAAAACTTGGAATCATAGCTCAGTCGTCTTCTGGTGTATGTCTATAGTTCAGGTTTTGATTAGAATGTGAGGTTTCATATGGAAATGCGGGTGCTAAGTGTATAAAGGACGACGACTCTATGAAGGTgagtgattagggttttgggGAAAAAGGAAGTTCACTTTGTTAATCAATAGGTCTCTGAGTCTaatttagtgtttaagattgttgAGTTTGAGAAAAGCTGATGAGGCTATGGCTAAAGAAAGAGAGGTAATGTATTCACTAGGGTGATTATAGAATCAATATATGGAACCCTGATGTGATGAAGAAAATCTTGATAATTGTGATGCTCTGTCTTGTTTCCTAAGTTAAGAGATTTCATGGAGatggaacaaacaaaacaagtagcataaaaatcaaaaagccATTCTTGGGCAACAATTGTCTGGTTTATTAATAAGCTGATAacaggattaaaaaaaaagagcaaaagatTAAGATAGAGCAGGATCGTAACATTGGTAAGAAGATTCTCTGATGCAAAGACATGTCAGAGAGACCAGTTATTATGGTGAGAAGAAGAGTCATAAGCCCTTGTGTTCTCATCTTCTATGTACTGTCTCCTACTTTGATGATGGTGATCAGATAACTCGAACTGATCACCCATTGTCGTCGTGCCATTGCTTATCTGACAATTATCTGCAGGCTCGGTGAACCGACCTAGATTCAAAACAGGAGACATGTCATTGTCATCGTCCTTGAATACCCAAGGCGGGTTTAGATACTGATGCTGGCTAGGTGCAGGTGGTGGCTGAGCCATTGTAACTGTCATCGGGCAAAAACCTGAAGAAGCTCGccatgtgttgttgttgttgttgttgttgttggcctGTGGCTGATGTGGATTtgacagaagagagagagcacaGTTTGAGTCGCCCATTCCCTTGTAGCTCTCTAGTTTAGTGTCCATAATCTCTGGAGATGAGAAACTTGTCCCTCCTCCACCAACTGAACCTTGGCTAAATACATTCATCGGATTGATCTGCCACGACGGTGCTGACACAGGTCGTCTAATCACTCTTGTATCCAATGTTCTTGTACTTGTCCATCCCATGTCTTGGTTCCCAAGAAAGCTTCCATTCATTCCAGCATCAGCGTTCCCTGTCCCATAACATGCAAGCATATACATCTCATTATaaggataaaataaaatcacTAGTATTGGTCTTATGTCACACTAAAAAGATCTAACCGTAAAGTGATGGTGCAATCCTCCCGTAACGAGAAGACAGCACAGAGAGAGACGCAGGCTGTGGCTTCCTCCGTCGCTCATTATGGCCAGCGAGTCTCCTACGACAACTCCTTTTCTCTAGGTCAAACTCAGGAAGCTGATGAAACCTGAGTGAGATTGATTCAGATCTAGTTAACTTCAAAGAAAAGCAACAGAACAGAACAATCCAAACACAGACACCGGTTCTATACTTTATTTAAGTCATTATAAGCTTTTGTCATCAGTTTGAATTAGAATCTAAAAACCACAAACTAGTAACAGAGTTCCTCAATGATAACGTCAATGATGCAATGGTACACTAGTTTTGTCCCCCTCAATAATGATATGACCTAAAGAAGCAAAAATGAGGGCAATGGGTTTTCTTCTTGTCCATTCATTTCATATCCCTTTGGATGAGATTATTTagaaagacaaaatcaaaaaaaaataaaaataaagagaagcaTCCAGAAGTACACGTAAACATATTCCCAAAAATAAGCCCAACGAGTCCAACAAAACACAAGACCAGGTTACAAAACGAAGCTGTAAAgttcaaaaaatgaaaataaaaagacgTTAAAGCCAAAAAAGCATATGACACTGACAATCACAAAAAGCTAAAGCCTTTAGATTTGATTCACAACAGTGGAACAAGGAAAGCCTTGGCCGGACTCTAATATCTCCGGCAATGGCAAAACATGTAAATAAACGATAGTACTAAAGGGTAGAATTGGGATAATAAGAACCTGCTGCACTGTTGACAAAACCTCTGTTCGAGACCACCAACAATGACTTTGGGTGTTTTAGAGTGCATTCCACAAACTCTGTGCCTCGAGTAATAACCTTTTGCGTTGGTTAGATCCGTTCCACAACCTTCCACTTGGCACCTTGGTATCTGACCAGACTGACCTGACCCTCCTCCACGGACACGTCTGTTTGACCCAACACCAGAGGAAGAAGACCCGGATCCACCTCCACCGTCCTCGAAGTAGATCTTCTGGCCAAACATGAGCCCTCCACTGAAAGAGGATGACTCAGTGGAGGAACCACCGGACTCTGCCTGACCCGGACCTAAACCCGGACCCGAGTTGGAACCcatctccatttttcttttggtttcctCTTACTCAGACAAAAAGGGTTTTactcttcactctctctctctctctcaaacctaACTGTCTTTGGTTTTAAAGAAAGGACGAAAggagaagaaagcaaagaaaattTTGGCTTCCCTGATTTTGACTGTTTTGGgtttagagaaaaaagaaagatataaacaCAACAGAAGGGAAAAAAAGAGACGAGAGTGGTAAGAGACAAAGACAGTGTGAGAGAGTAAGTAAAACGGTACGGACAAACAAAAACTGTTGTCTGTTTATTGTTACCACATAGCAaaacgagagaaagagagagagagtttgtagCAGTTTTCTAAACTTGGAGAAACTGGAGCAAGTGAACATTGGAGAGGTCTTTCATATACacatacttcttctttttatttttactttatactGTTCacatttttctaactttttataTAGTATAGAGGTTGTTTGCCTAGCAATTATTTGACAAGTTAatgcatttttttcttatgtcaagagaataaataaatgcatgttttttttcttttggtccaCCATTGGCATTATGAGGTTGGCAATAAATGGAGATGATATTTTGTGTTGTCTAGCAAATCTACCATGAATATTTGAATTGGTTATTTTGAATTGAATATCTTATATGAAGTTAAAAActttacaattataaaattaactcATTAAAACTAAATACATGCATATTTGAAATGAAATATGAGAGATTTTCTTATATTCAAATATGAAGGAACTgttctttaatatatttcaaAGCAATATACAAAtgtaatacaattttattttgtcatatGAAAATTATGAATTCTTAAAccctatttataagaaaatttggACTTGGCATTCATCTAGATGGCGTCAGTCGAGATGACGACGATGTTAAAAGCAATCAGTTCAAGTTTTTTAAATAGCTTAAACAATAGTTTAAGTTGTTATAAACATGATCAGTCATGCAAAAGAACCATGATTTCATACCTCGAGTTTTTAAAGCTA
This genomic window contains:
- the LOC104785153 gene encoding rhodanese-like domain-containing protein 9, chloroplastic, producing the protein MAGIISPSPTALYFTSNLGGRRLKAVSWAGKSVSGKLIRRRNLRIAAEVKFVNAEEAKKLIAEEGYSVVDVRDKTQFERAHIKSCSHVPLFIYNEDNDIGTIIKRTVHNNFSGLFFGLPFTKMNPEFLKSVRNEFSQDSKLLLVCQEGLRSAAAASRLEEAGYENIACVTSGLQSVKPGTFESVGSTELWNAGKAGLITIQGQISAVLGTVLVCAYLFIQFFPDQAEKLFPPTS
- the LOC104785155 gene encoding outer envelope pore protein 16-3, chloroplastic/mitochondrial-like, with protein sequence MDPAEMRYLEEEDGPMVKTMKGSVTGFGVGMIYGTILATWKDVPRVERNVALPGLIRTLKMMGTHGLTFAAIGGVYIGVEQLVQNFRCKRDFYNGAIGGFAAGASVLGYRARSIPTAIAAGATLAITSALIDSGGQTTRVDTGREYYPYTVEKRAEADS
- the LOC104785154 gene encoding squamosa promoter-binding-like protein 9 — its product is MEMGSNSGPGLGPGQAESGGSSTESSSFSGGLMFGQKIYFEDGGGGSGSSSSGVGSNRRVRGGGSGQSGQIPRCQVEGCGTDLTNAKGYYSRHRVCGMHSKTPKVIVGGLEQRFCQQCSRFHQLPEFDLEKRSCRRRLAGHNERRRKPQPASLSVLSSRYGRIAPSLYGNADAGMNGSFLGNQDMGWTSTRTLDTRVIRRPVSAPSWQINPMNVFSQGSVGGGGTSFSSPEIMDTKLESYKGMGDSNCALSLLSNPHQPQANNNNNNNNTWRASSGFCPMTVTMAQPPPAPSQHQYLNPPWVFKDDDNDMSPVLNLGRFTEPADNCQISNGTTTMGDQFELSDHHHQSRRQYIEDENTRAYDSSSHHNNWSL